From the genome of Thermococcus chitonophagus, one region includes:
- a CDS encoding DNA double-strand break repair nuclease NurA, whose amino-acid sequence MSKFYDLFAKELRSKRDKWKKRYHSLPNTLEKFLREEFNKFWKPVNLKDYERNPKEFNILAVDSSYQAESLKNGGIFYAVRALGISKDKEYRDLIVDFDYADGPVHNVTHFLQRKMEYLELKVAADAISDGFNGTILIDGSIYGRISHLIEESPMSNDRGFFIEHYKEVMRLFKLAKENEVVLVGISKESRSRFFRDFLVKNLVSLDEIRGDVSLNEVFHLLSLALDQKRKAIKMLDSLKRQYENIGLLDEVLKELLTPRPDYQLIDKFAQQPGYTIPLLLGPSARWLRGIEQIEKDPEGYIESHFPTLFSDPNFVSYAKVILKNIPDLPSIISMHVLPDVNDSPLRIDIPAFCLGDDVKLKEIGWPEPFTGTLDQIFEIIATGYGGLEFYNIWLWKVDREVKFHRHEFDELYFSKFKEAIEVEINARGHRRVRFL is encoded by the coding sequence ATGTCCAAGTTCTATGATCTTTTTGCTAAAGAGTTAAGATCAAAGAGAGATAAATGGAAGAAGAGATACCATTCACTTCCAAATACACTTGAAAAATTCCTAAGAGAAGAATTCAATAAATTCTGGAAACCTGTTAATCTAAAAGATTATGAAAGAAATCCCAAAGAGTTTAATATTCTCGCTGTTGATAGCAGTTATCAGGCAGAGTCCCTCAAAAATGGCGGGATATTCTATGCAGTTAGAGCCCTTGGGATATCTAAAGACAAAGAATATCGTGATTTAATAGTTGATTTCGACTATGCAGATGGCCCGGTTCACAATGTAACTCATTTTCTTCAGAGAAAAATGGAATATCTGGAGCTTAAAGTTGCTGCAGATGCAATTTCTGACGGCTTCAATGGGACTATCTTAATTGATGGCTCCATCTACGGAAGAATATCCCATCTAATCGAAGAAAGCCCTATGAGCAACGATAGAGGCTTTTTCATCGAGCATTACAAAGAAGTCATGAGACTCTTTAAACTTGCCAAGGAAAATGAAGTGGTACTTGTCGGAATCAGCAAAGAAAGCAGAAGCCGCTTTTTCAGAGATTTTCTTGTTAAAAACTTAGTTTCTTTAGACGAAATTAGAGGCGATGTTTCACTTAACGAGGTTTTTCATTTGTTATCTCTGGCATTAGACCAGAAGAGAAAAGCAATTAAAATGTTGGACTCTTTAAAGAGGCAGTACGAAAATATTGGATTACTGGATGAAGTCTTGAAAGAACTGCTAACTCCCAGACCAGATTACCAGCTAATTGATAAATTTGCCCAACAGCCAGGTTACACGATTCCACTGTTACTGGGGCCTTCTGCGAGATGGCTCCGTGGTATTGAACAAATAGAAAAGGATCCAGAAGGATACATTGAAAGTCATTTTCCAACTCTGTTTTCAGATCCCAATTTTGTCAGTTATGCAAAAGTCATTCTAAAAAATATTCCTGATCTTCCTTCCATAATCTCAATGCATGTACTACCGGATGTCAATGATTCTCCTCTCAGAATAGATATTCCGGCTTTCTGTTTGGGAGATGATGTTAAGTTAAAAGAAATTGGATGGCCAGAACCATTTACTGGAACTCTTGATCAAATTTTTGAAATCATAGCTACTGGATATGGAGGGTTGGAATTCTACAATATCTGGCTTTGGAAAGTGGATAGAGAGGTTAAGTTTCATAGGCATGAGTTTGATGAGCTGTATTTCTCTAAGTTTAAAGAAGCTATTGAGGTGGAAATAAATGCCCGAGGTCACAGAAGAGTTAGGTTCCTTTGA
- a CDS encoding helicase HerA-like domain-containing protein → MPEVTEELGSFEKIGVVTGESTHVEFYFAVEDGKMPQVWDYVVVPSNELIDGEEKRVLVLGQITSIIAYSPGLTEYVPYSVAEKLKEAEIIEPRNLAKVKILGFLHNGTVLMPRRTIYPGTYVYLAPDDILTEVYSYPEEEGLYIGNLITRPSVKVNLTIRGFRRHLAILAQTGAGKSYTAGVLLEELYKKGATVIVLDPHADYVFISKDPEGKKKVLKRVKVFRTSESTGRYTKEEIGHVKTFEIKFADLSLEEIFTIAGINEKWTNIMKAIEDALERLKSNENKDDSKNYTLNDLITALQTSDNNNALRALTYIKRLKKLKVFGDSTTPIGEFLQPQSIAVMDLSGLNDNVADYIAYRILSEAYNQRENGKYEYPIFILIEEAHRFIPKNQSTLSKRIVKKIAAEGRKFGVFLILVTQRPQKIDSDVLSQCNSQIIMRMTNPEDQNAVKKSAEQVSEDLLRDLPGLNVGEAIIVGEVTKMPVMVKIRKRMTKEGGADIDIVGLLKKAREKAKENIDKKVEQLKNEIKSFLEV, encoded by the coding sequence ATGCCCGAGGTCACAGAAGAGTTAGGTTCCTTTGAAAAGATTGGAGTTGTTACTGGGGAAAGCACCCATGTCGAGTTTTATTTTGCAGTTGAAGATGGGAAAATGCCACAAGTATGGGACTATGTGGTAGTTCCGTCAAATGAATTGATTGATGGAGAGGAAAAAAGAGTCTTGGTGTTAGGGCAGATAACTTCAATAATAGCATATTCTCCAGGATTGACAGAATATGTGCCATATTCAGTGGCTGAAAAGCTTAAAGAGGCTGAAATAATAGAGCCAAGAAATCTTGCCAAAGTTAAAATTCTTGGATTTCTTCATAATGGAACTGTTCTAATGCCTCGGCGAACTATTTATCCCGGAACCTATGTGTATCTGGCTCCTGATGACATTTTAACTGAAGTTTATTCATATCCAGAAGAAGAGGGTCTTTACATAGGCAACTTGATAACAAGACCAAGCGTTAAAGTCAATCTCACGATTAGGGGATTTAGACGACATTTGGCTATCTTGGCACAAACAGGTGCGGGAAAAAGTTACACTGCCGGCGTATTGCTTGAAGAACTTTACAAAAAAGGAGCTACTGTCATTGTGTTAGATCCTCATGCAGATTATGTGTTTATCTCAAAAGATCCAGAAGGAAAGAAAAAAGTGCTAAAGAGGGTTAAGGTATTTAGAACCTCAGAAAGTACTGGAAGGTACACAAAAGAAGAAATTGGACACGTGAAAACTTTTGAAATCAAGTTTGCAGACTTATCTCTTGAAGAAATCTTTACAATAGCTGGAATTAATGAAAAATGGACCAACATTATGAAGGCTATTGAAGATGCCTTGGAGAGATTAAAAAGCAATGAGAATAAAGATGACAGCAAGAATTACACGTTAAATGATTTGATTACAGCATTGCAGACTTCAGATAACAACAACGCCCTTCGTGCTCTCACGTACATAAAGAGACTCAAAAAACTCAAAGTATTTGGAGACTCAACTACTCCAATAGGAGAGTTCCTGCAGCCCCAAAGCATTGCAGTTATGGATCTCTCCGGATTAAACGATAATGTTGCGGATTACATAGCTTACAGGATACTCTCGGAGGCGTACAATCAAAGAGAAAATGGCAAATATGAGTACCCAATCTTTATTTTAATTGAAGAGGCACATAGATTTATTCCTAAAAATCAGAGTACTCTATCCAAGAGAATCGTTAAGAAAATCGCAGCAGAGGGTAGAAAATTTGGAGTCTTCTTGATTTTAGTAACCCAGAGACCCCAAAAAATTGATAGCGATGTTCTGAGCCAATGTAACAGCCAGATAATCATGAGAATGACAAACCCCGAAGATCAAAATGCTGTTAAAAAGAGCGCTGAACAGGTAAGCGAGGATCTTCTTAGAGACTTGCCAGGACTGAATGTTGGAGAAGCTATTATTGTTGGGGAAGTTACTAAGATGCCGGTTATGGTCAAGATTAGAAAACGCATGACCAAAGAAGGTGGAGCAGACATAGACATTGTTGGACTACTCAAAAAAGCCAGGGAAAAAGCAAAAGAGAATATTGATAAAAAGGTTGAGCAGCTTAAGAATGAAATAAAAAGCTTCTTAGAAGTTTAA